One Gemmatimonadaceae bacterium genomic window carries:
- a CDS encoding undecaprenyl-diphosphate phosphatase, translating to MHFGTLLALIWYFRREWMEMLASVGQIVRTCRVVTIHEKRALYLVVATIPGGIGGLLLNDYAENHLPLLALIATTLAVMGVVLWAVDRWSVRARAIEDVTLRDAILIGLAQVLALVPGVSRSGSTITAAAPCTSIAPARRVSVSLIACRSRSPPWSSRCQRPCAPRGCQHR from the coding sequence TTGCACTTCGGGACGTTGCTGGCGTTGATCTGGTATTTCCGTCGAGAGTGGATGGAAATGCTGGCCAGCGTGGGGCAGATTGTGCGTACCTGTCGAGTCGTGACCATCCATGAGAAACGCGCGCTCTATCTCGTGGTGGCCACGATCCCGGGCGGCATCGGTGGGCTGCTGCTGAATGACTACGCGGAAAACCACCTTCCGCTCCTGGCATTGATCGCCACCACGCTCGCGGTGATGGGGGTGGTGCTCTGGGCCGTGGATCGCTGGAGCGTGCGGGCGCGGGCGATCGAGGACGTCACGTTGCGTGACGCGATTCTCATTGGGCTTGCCCAGGTGTTGGCGCTGGTGCCCGGCGTTTCGCGATCGGGTTCCACGATTACGGCGGCCGCGCCCTGCACTTCGATCGCGCCAGCGCGGCGCGTTTCAGTTTCCTTGATAGCATGCCGATCACGCTCGCCGCCGTGGTCCTCAAGATGCCAGAGGCCGTGCGCGCCGAGGGGCTGTCAGCACCGCTGA
- a CDS encoding biotin--[acetyl-CoA-carboxylase] ligase, which translates to MRPTTSSAVGIGVGAGAVGARTRTASTMDVAHALAADGAPAGLLVVADRQHQGRGRGGNRWESRDGAGLWMTLIERPVDQRVIGVLALRLGLAIADALDPLVEDRIQLKWPNDVMTGRGKVAGILVEARWRNASVDWVAVGIGINRRVPPEIKSAAAVREGVSRARLLEAVVPRLRAAVSVQGQLSDTSSRLACARLRAWSPYCCAARRPGCRHRGGWGPVGGRCHRRCRRGRARRLPWCLTTRPDP; encoded by the coding sequence ATGCGCCCGACGACGAGCAGCGCAGTCGGCATCGGCGTTGGGGCTGGTGCAGTTGGTGCACGAACGCGAACGGCATCCACCATGGACGTGGCGCACGCATTGGCCGCGGACGGGGCACCCGCCGGCCTGCTGGTGGTGGCCGACCGCCAGCATCAAGGTCGAGGTCGTGGCGGCAACCGCTGGGAGTCGCGCGATGGGGCCGGACTGTGGATGACGCTGATCGAACGACCCGTCGACCAGCGCGTCATCGGCGTGCTCGCCCTGCGCCTCGGACTGGCGATTGCCGACGCGCTGGATCCGCTGGTTGAGGACCGCATACAGCTCAAGTGGCCCAACGACGTGATGACAGGGCGCGGGAAGGTTGCGGGAATTCTGGTGGAGGCGCGGTGGCGCAACGCGTCCGTAGATTGGGTCGCCGTTGGGATCGGCATCAACCGTCGCGTCCCACCGGAGATCAAGTCCGCCGCTGCGGTTCGCGAAGGGGTCTCGCGCGCCAGGCTGTTGGAGGCCGTGGTGCCGAGGTTGCGCGCTGCGGTGTCCGTTCAGGGCCAGCTCTCAGACACGAGCTCGCGCCTGGCATGCGCGCGACTTCGCGCGTGGTCGCCGTATTGCTGCGCCGCGCGCCGGCCGGGTTGTCGGCATCGCGGCGGATGGGGCCCTGTTGGTGGCCGATGCCACCGGCGCTGCCGTCGAGGCCGTGCACGCCGGCTCCCCTGGTGTTTGACGACGAGGCCTGACCCATGA
- a CDS encoding type III pantothenate kinase, with protein sequence MLIVFDVGNTETTIGLFDGVALTNHWRIMTAVSRTADEFGLVLRGLLSAADVSIGRVTAAAIGSVVPPITDPLVRACNEYLRVTPVVVDAKAALPIRLEVDEPMTVGADRLINTLAASRLFARDTICVDLGTATTFDCITADGVFLGGVIMPGVRSSAETLTRRTSKLPATELRPPRQVIGKRTEECIRAGVLFGAADAIDGIVRRIKAEWPRPGTPLVVATGGLADVLQPYCREFDRVEPFLTLVGLRMAHELLMA encoded by the coding sequence GTGCTGATTGTCTTCGATGTGGGGAACACCGAAACCACCATCGGCCTGTTTGATGGGGTCGCGCTGACGAATCACTGGCGCATCATGACCGCCGTGTCGCGCACCGCCGATGAGTTTGGATTGGTGCTTCGCGGACTGCTGTCGGCGGCCGATGTGTCGATCGGTCGCGTGACGGCGGCGGCCATCGGCTCTGTGGTTCCACCGATCACCGACCCGCTGGTCCGCGCATGCAACGAATACCTGCGCGTGACACCGGTGGTAGTGGATGCGAAAGCGGCGTTGCCCATTCGCTTGGAGGTCGATGAGCCGATGACCGTGGGTGCCGATCGCCTGATCAACACACTGGCCGCCAGTCGACTCTTTGCCCGTGACACGATTTGCGTTGATCTCGGCACGGCCACGACGTTCGACTGCATCACCGCCGATGGAGTCTTTCTCGGTGGCGTGATCATGCCGGGCGTACGGTCGTCGGCCGAGACGTTGACGCGCCGCACATCGAAACTGCCGGCGACCGAACTCCGGCCGCCGAGACAAGTGATTGGGAAACGGACCGAGGAATGCATCCGAGCCGGTGTGTTGTTCGGAGCGGCGGACGCCATTGACGGCATCGTGCGGCGCATCAAAGCCGAATGGCCACGCCCCGGGACGCCGCTCGTGGTCGCCACGGGCGGACTGGCGGATGTCCTCCAGCCGTACTGCCGGGAATTCGATCGCGTCGAGCCGTTCCTGACACTTGTCGGACTGCGCATGGCGCACGAACTGCTGATGGCGTAA
- a CDS encoding co-chaperone GroES, whose protein sequence is MATKSAAKVAPLADRVVVKPLEETEQMRGGLYIPDTAKEKPQQGAVVAVGPGRFEKDTRVPMDVKVGDKVLYGKYSGTEVTIEGEQLLILRESDVLAIIN, encoded by the coding sequence ATGGCAACTAAGAGTGCCGCGAAAGTAGCGCCGCTCGCCGATCGCGTCGTCGTCAAGCCGCTCGAAGAAACCGAGCAGATGCGTGGTGGGCTGTACATCCCCGATACCGCCAAGGAAAAGCCGCAGCAAGGTGCCGTCGTGGCGGTTGGACCGGGTCGCTTCGAGAAGGACACGCGCGTGCCGATGGATGTGAAGGTCGGCGATAAGGTGCTGTACGGGAAGTACAGTGGAACCGAGGTGACGATCGAAGGTGAGCAGCTGCTCATCCTCCGCGAGTCCGATGTGCTCGCGATCATCAACTAA
- the groL gene encoding chaperonin GroEL (60 kDa chaperone family; promotes refolding of misfolded polypeptides especially under stressful conditions; forms two stacked rings of heptamers to form a barrel-shaped 14mer; ends can be capped by GroES; misfolded proteins enter the barrel where they are refolded when GroES binds), with protein MAAKELHFNVEARAALKRGVDQLAEAVKVTLGPKGRNVVIDKKFGAPTVTKDGVTVAKEIELADPIENMGAQMVKEVATKTSDLAGDGTTTATVLAQAIFREGLKNVTAGSNPMALKRGIDKAVAGIVEELKKLSVPTTGRKEIAQVGTISANNDPEIGNLIAEAMEKVGKDGVITVEEAKGLETTLETVDGMQFDRGYLSPYFVTDPEKMEAVLEGALILIHDKKISAMKDLLPILEKVAQLGKPLLIIAEDIEGEALATLVVNKLRGTLRICAVKAPGFGDRRKAMLQDIATLTKGQVISDEVGFKLENAVVTDLGSAKRLVIDKDNTTIIDGAGDSKDIEGRVKEIRSAIDKSTSDYDREKLQERLAKLAGGVAVINVGAATEAEMKEKKARVEDALHATRAAVEEGIVPGGGVALIRAQHALKDVKVAERDEQIGVDIVRRAIEEPLRIIVQNAGGEGSIVVEKIRNAKEKNFGYNALTDVYEDLVQAGVIDPTKVTRTALQNAASIAGLLLTTEALIVEKKEAQAPAGGHGGGGGGGMGGMY; from the coding sequence ATGGCTGCTAAAGAACTGCATTTCAACGTCGAGGCGCGCGCCGCACTCAAGCGCGGCGTCGATCAACTCGCGGAAGCGGTGAAGGTCACGCTCGGCCCCAAGGGCCGCAACGTGGTCATCGACAAGAAGTTTGGCGCGCCGACGGTCACCAAGGACGGTGTGACGGTCGCCAAGGAAATCGAGCTGGCCGATCCCATTGAGAACATGGGCGCGCAGATGGTGAAGGAAGTCGCGACCAAGACCTCCGATCTGGCGGGCGACGGCACGACCACGGCCACCGTGCTCGCGCAGGCGATCTTCCGCGAGGGACTCAAGAACGTCACCGCCGGCTCCAACCCGATGGCGCTCAAGCGCGGCATCGACAAGGCCGTCGCCGGTATCGTGGAAGAACTCAAGAAGCTCTCCGTGCCGACCACGGGCCGGAAGGAAATTGCGCAGGTGGGAACGATCTCGGCCAACAACGACCCCGAAATCGGCAACCTGATCGCGGAAGCGATGGAGAAGGTCGGCAAGGACGGCGTGATCACGGTTGAGGAGGCGAAGGGCCTGGAGACGACGCTGGAGACCGTGGACGGCATGCAGTTCGACCGCGGCTACCTCTCGCCGTATTTCGTGACCGATCCGGAGAAGATGGAGGCCGTGCTCGAAGGCGCCCTCATCCTGATCCACGACAAGAAGATCTCGGCCATGAAGGACCTGCTGCCTATCCTCGAGAAGGTGGCGCAGCTTGGCAAGCCGTTGCTCATCATCGCGGAAGACATCGAAGGCGAGGCCCTCGCGACGCTGGTCGTGAACAAGCTGCGCGGCACACTGCGCATTTGCGCCGTGAAGGCGCCCGGCTTCGGCGATCGTCGCAAGGCGATGCTGCAGGATATTGCGACGCTGACCAAGGGTCAGGTCATCTCCGACGAAGTCGGATTCAAGCTGGAGAACGCGGTCGTGACGGACCTCGGCTCGGCCAAGCGTCTCGTGATCGACAAGGACAACACGACGATCATCGACGGCGCCGGCGACAGCAAGGATATCGAAGGCCGCGTGAAGGAAATCCGCTCGGCCATCGACAAGAGCACCTCGGACTACGATCGTGAGAAGCTCCAGGAGCGTCTGGCGAAGTTGGCCGGTGGCGTGGCCGTCATCAATGTCGGCGCCGCGACCGAAGCCGAGATGAAGGAGAAGAAGGCCCGTGTCGAAGACGCGCTGCACGCCACGCGTGCCGCCGTCGAGGAAGGCATCGTCCCCGGTGGTGGTGTGGCGCTGATTCGCGCCCAGCATGCGCTCAAGGACGTGAAAGTCGCCGAGCGTGATGAGCAGATCGGTGTGGACATCGTGCGTCGCGCGATCGAAGAGCCGCTCCGCATCATCGTGCAGAACGCGGGTGGTGAAGGTTCCATCGTCGTCGAAAAGATCCGCAACGCGAAGGAGAAGAACTTCGGCTACAACGCGTTGACCGATGTGTACGAGGATCTCGTGCAGGCCGGTGTGATCGATCCGACGAAGGTCACGCGCACGGCGCTGCAGAATGCGGCGTCCATCGCCGGTTTGCTGCTCACGACCGAAGCGTTGATCGTCGAGAAGAAGGAAGCGCAGGCACCGGCCGGCGGACATGGCGGCGGTGGCGGTGGCGGCATGGGCGGGATGTACTAG
- a CDS encoding carbonic anhydrase: MRAADADFFERRAISQEPHFLFIGCCDSRVPAELLTGAHPGEIFVHRNIANQADPTDMNMLSALEYAVEVLDVKHVLVCGHYECGGVRAAMEPMGHRLVDHWLQVVRDLQLRHQSELAELPDAEARFRRLVELNVLEQVFQLSRTPIVRHAWARGRRPLLHGLVYDVHDGRLRELVSGVDGEDRALELREAVMRERVTVPPSLHVANDG; the protein is encoded by the coding sequence ATGCGGGCCGCCGATGCCGACTTCTTCGAGCGTCGCGCGATCAGCCAGGAACCCCACTTCCTCTTCATCGGGTGTTGTGATTCGCGTGTTCCCGCGGAATTGCTGACTGGCGCTCATCCCGGGGAGATCTTTGTCCATCGCAACATCGCCAACCAAGCCGATCCCACCGACATGAACATGTTGTCGGCGCTCGAGTATGCGGTCGAGGTGCTGGACGTGAAACATGTCCTGGTGTGCGGCCACTATGAGTGCGGCGGCGTGCGTGCCGCCATGGAGCCGATGGGTCATCGGCTGGTGGATCACTGGTTGCAGGTGGTGCGTGACCTGCAGCTGCGGCATCAGTCGGAGCTTGCCGAGCTGCCCGACGCGGAAGCGCGCTTTCGTCGGCTCGTGGAACTCAACGTCCTTGAACAGGTCTTTCAGCTTTCGCGGACCCCGATCGTGCGCCATGCCTGGGCCCGCGGCCGGCGACCACTGCTTCATGGTCTGGTGTACGACGTGCACGACGGACGATTGCGTGAATTGGTGAGCGGGGTGGACGGTGAGGACCGTGCCCTGGAACTGCGCGAAGCCGTCATGCGCGAACGCGTGACGGTACCGCCCTCCCTGCACGTTGCCAACGACGGTTGA
- a CDS encoding MBL fold metallo-hydrolase, whose product MLRVTVLGSGSRGNAILIDGTESSVLVDVGFGPRLLARRFALADRRPDHVAALLLTHEHVDHASGARAASTRWRWPVHAVPETLQALADSPDGGPSQTRALSFAVSTSVCGFDVVAIAVPHDARACAALVLTDRASGARVGVALDLGHVPAALPAAIADCDLLVIESNHDERMLAEGPYPWPLKQRIGGPLGHLSNGATASLLASVSHRGLRGVILAHLSQTNNTPLAAISRSREALRRAGWRRDGVWAASQSVPCGPIGADGAIHGAGMSQLSLGL is encoded by the coding sequence GTGTTGCGCGTAACGGTGCTTGGCAGCGGCAGTCGAGGCAACGCGATCCTCATCGATGGCACGGAAAGCTCCGTGCTGGTAGACGTGGGGTTCGGGCCTCGCCTGCTCGCGCGGCGCTTCGCGCTGGCGGATCGTCGTCCGGACCACGTGGCCGCCTTGCTGCTGACGCATGAGCACGTCGACCACGCCAGCGGCGCGAGAGCTGCCAGCACCCGATGGCGATGGCCCGTTCATGCGGTTCCCGAGACACTCCAGGCCCTCGCCGATTCCCCGGACGGCGGTCCATCGCAGACCCGGGCGCTTTCCTTCGCCGTCTCGACGTCGGTGTGCGGCTTTGATGTCGTCGCGATCGCCGTCCCGCACGACGCTCGGGCCTGCGCTGCACTCGTACTGACGGATCGCGCCAGTGGCGCCCGCGTTGGCGTCGCCCTCGATCTGGGGCATGTGCCGGCAGCGTTGCCGGCGGCGATCGCCGATTGCGACCTTCTGGTGATTGAATCGAATCACGATGAGCGGATGTTGGCCGAGGGGCCCTATCCGTGGCCACTCAAGCAACGCATCGGTGGGCCGCTCGGCCATCTCTCAAACGGCGCCACGGCGTCCCTGCTGGCCAGCGTCTCGCATCGCGGCCTGAGGGGCGTCATCCTGGCCCATCTGAGCCAGACCAATAACACTCCCCTCGCGGCCATCAGCCGCTCGCGCGAAGCGCTCCGCCGGGCTGGATGGCGACGAGACGGCGTGTGGGCGGCCTCTCAATCGGTACCCTGCGGACCGATCGGTGCCGACGGCGCGATACACGGCGCGGGCATGTCGCAGTTGTCGCTGGGGCTGTAA
- a CDS encoding mannose-1-phosphate guanylyltransferase, whose translation MIRWNVVLAGGVGSRFWPLSTPDRPKQLLPLISSAPMLRDSIDRLLTLAPLERTLVLTNASLRDAVLVMEPGLPAENVIAEPRPAGTCAALAWAARTIAARTGPESVMVCVHADWAIGDVDGFQRTLAEAAEIASREHALVTVGIVPTRPDPGFGYIQPGELLRDQIRRVARFVEKPDRERATTMVADGYFWNSGIFAWRVGDLLDEIRAHTPEVQPALDAAGDDLNAFFQQVKSIAIDVGVLERSHRVLVIPGRFGWDDVGTWAALHRVRALDEAGNASNGPSFLLKARDNVVHAEGTTVVLYGVNDLVVVAREGVVMVTTRERAADLKVLLDALPPELRGP comes from the coding sequence ATGATTCGCTGGAATGTGGTGCTCGCTGGTGGCGTGGGGTCGCGGTTCTGGCCGCTCTCCACCCCGGACAGACCCAAGCAATTGCTGCCGCTGATCTCGTCGGCCCCCATGCTGCGTGATTCCATCGATCGGCTGCTGACGCTGGCGCCGCTCGAACGCACCTTGGTGCTCACCAACGCGTCGCTGCGCGATGCGGTGCTGGTCATGGAGCCGGGCTTGCCGGCCGAGAACGTGATTGCCGAACCGCGACCGGCAGGAACATGCGCGGCACTGGCGTGGGCGGCACGGACCATCGCGGCGCGCACCGGTCCGGAATCGGTGATGGTGTGCGTACACGCCGACTGGGCGATTGGTGATGTGGATGGCTTTCAACGGACCCTGGCCGAGGCTGCCGAGATTGCCTCGCGCGAACACGCCTTGGTCACGGTGGGCATCGTGCCGACCCGACCAGACCCGGGATTCGGCTATATCCAGCCGGGCGAGTTGCTGCGAGACCAGATCCGTCGCGTCGCGCGTTTTGTCGAGAAGCCGGATCGAGAACGCGCCACCACGATGGTCGCCGACGGATACTTCTGGAATTCCGGCATCTTCGCGTGGCGCGTTGGCGATCTGCTGGACGAAATCCGGGCGCACACCCCCGAAGTGCAACCGGCACTGGATGCCGCCGGCGATGACCTGAACGCGTTCTTCCAGCAGGTGAAGTCCATTGCCATCGATGTGGGAGTGCTTGAACGCAGTCATCGCGTGCTGGTCATTCCCGGCCGGTTCGGATGGGACGATGTCGGTACTTGGGCCGCGCTGCATCGCGTACGGGCACTCGATGAGGCCGGCAATGCCTCCAATGGTCCGTCGTTCCTGCTCAAGGCCCGCGACAACGTCGTGCACGCCGAAGGCACGACGGTCGTGCTGTATGGGGTGAACGATCTGGTGGTGGTGGCCCGTGAGGGCGTGGTCATGGTGACGACCCGCGAACGAGCGGCCGATCTGAAGGTGTTGCTGGATGCGCTGCCACCGGAGCTCCGCGGGCCGTGA
- a CDS encoding response regulator: MDDEPHIGLILRTRLEQGPFRVLLASDGSGAFAQLAAHPQMALIILDLMLPGMSGQEILTVLRSDARWREVPCLILTAAGQDAQLRAVEALGVSGVMTKPFSPRRLYERVVTLTLAETSSLQETAPAALVDMSSLSS, encoded by the coding sequence GTGGACGATGAGCCGCACATTGGACTCATCCTCCGCACGCGCCTCGAGCAGGGGCCATTCCGTGTGTTGTTGGCGAGTGACGGATCCGGAGCATTTGCCCAGCTCGCCGCTCATCCCCAAATGGCCCTGATCATCCTCGACCTGATGTTGCCGGGCATGAGTGGCCAGGAGATCCTGACCGTGCTGCGTTCGGATGCCCGGTGGCGCGAGGTACCCTGCCTGATTCTGACCGCCGCCGGACAAGACGCGCAACTGCGCGCGGTGGAAGCCCTTGGCGTGTCGGGGGTGATGACCAAGCCATTCAGTCCTCGCCGGCTCTACGAGCGGGTGGTGACACTCACGCTGGCCGAAACGTCCTCGTTGCAGGAAACCGCCCCCGCTGCGCTCGTCGATATGTCCTCGCTCTCTTCATGA
- a CDS encoding roadblock/LC7 domain-containing protein — translation MLDFTPQCGQRSTMATIRDLVSALRRRDGVDAAIVLGRDGLLIDGATEGALDPEGLAAHVPPMVVAAVDMGLASGRGDFGLMVLEYSGGTAVVTSVSPDALLLVLLRPSANLAAMLFDLRRHRAQIAALA, via the coding sequence ATGCTTGACTTCACCCCGCAGTGCGGCCAGCGTTCCACCATGGCGACCATCCGGGATCTGGTCAGCGCGCTTCGGCGTCGCGACGGCGTTGATGCAGCAATCGTGTTGGGACGCGACGGCCTGCTTATCGACGGAGCAACAGAGGGGGCACTCGACCCGGAAGGGTTGGCGGCGCACGTGCCGCCCATGGTAGTGGCCGCTGTCGACATGGGCCTGGCCTCAGGGCGTGGCGACTTCGGGCTGATGGTGCTCGAGTACTCCGGAGGCACGGCGGTGGTGACATCAGTCTCGCCTGATGCCTTGCTGCTTGTGTTGCTCCGCCCTTCGGCGAATCTGGCCGCCATGTTGTTCGACTTGCGCCGACACCGCGCGCAGATCGCGGCGTTGGCCTGA
- the serS gene encoding serine--tRNA ligase has translation MHDIRLLRDQLDLLRDGMRRRGKLAELAPLLDQAELLERERRGAITELESQQARRNKVTQDVAQRRKAGEDASAQIAEGRTIGETIATLNQRRLDAEAAVQKLLFELPNITLPEVPEGDESANVVVRSWGTPRTDGAAIKPHWEIGETLGVLDLPRGAKISGSGFIVYRGAGARLVRSLMNMMLDIHTQEHGYEECWVPLVVNRASMTATAQLPKFEDDMYALRDQDMFLIPTAEVPVTNLYRDEILEAADLPKRFCAFSACFRQEAGAAGKDTRGLLRVHEFDKVELVRYATPETSLQELETLTGHAEVILQRLGLPYRVVLLAAGDTGFASAKTYDLEVFAPGVGKWLEVSSCSVFTDFQARRANIRYRPAPGESPRLVHTLNGSALAFSRIIASLLEHWQQPDGSVRIPDALQSYLGRAELR, from the coding sequence ATGCACGATATTCGCCTGCTGCGAGATCAGCTTGACCTCCTGCGCGACGGGATGCGCCGTCGCGGCAAACTCGCCGAGTTGGCGCCCCTGTTGGATCAGGCCGAACTGCTCGAGCGCGAACGGCGCGGTGCGATTACCGAGCTTGAGTCACAGCAGGCGCGCCGAAACAAGGTGACACAAGACGTCGCCCAGCGCCGCAAGGCCGGCGAGGACGCGTCGGCACAGATCGCCGAGGGTCGCACTATTGGCGAGACGATTGCCACGCTGAATCAGCGACGTCTGGACGCCGAAGCGGCGGTGCAGAAGCTGTTGTTCGAATTGCCGAACATCACGCTGCCCGAGGTACCGGAGGGCGACGAGTCCGCCAACGTGGTCGTGCGTAGCTGGGGTACGCCGCGCACGGATGGTGCGGCGATCAAGCCGCACTGGGAAATCGGCGAGACCTTGGGCGTCCTCGACCTGCCGCGCGGCGCAAAGATCAGCGGGTCGGGCTTCATCGTCTATCGCGGTGCCGGCGCCCGCCTGGTGCGATCGCTGATGAACATGATGCTCGATATCCACACGCAGGAACACGGCTACGAAGAATGCTGGGTGCCGTTGGTCGTCAATCGCGCCTCCATGACGGCGACGGCGCAGTTGCCGAAGTTTGAAGACGACATGTATGCGCTGCGCGATCAGGACATGTTCCTCATCCCCACGGCCGAGGTGCCGGTCACCAATCTGTATCGCGACGAGATCCTTGAGGCCGCCGATCTGCCCAAGCGTTTCTGCGCGTTCAGCGCCTGTTTCCGTCAGGAAGCGGGGGCGGCCGGCAAGGACACGCGGGGACTGTTGCGGGTGCATGAATTCGACAAGGTCGAATTGGTGCGCTATGCGACGCCGGAGACGTCACTGCAGGAACTCGAGACGCTGACCGGACACGCCGAAGTCATTCTGCAGCGTCTCGGCCTGCCGTATCGCGTGGTGCTCCTGGCCGCCGGCGACACGGGATTCGCCAGCGCCAAAACGTATGACCTAGAGGTGTTCGCACCCGGCGTTGGCAAATGGCTTGAAGTCTCGAGCTGCAGTGTGTTCACCGATTTTCAGGCGCGACGCGCCAACATCCGGTATCGTCCCGCGCCGGGTGAATCGCCGCGGCTTGTGCACACCCTCAATGGGTCGGCGTTGGCGTTTTCGCGCATCATCGCGAGCCTGCTGGAGCACTGGCAGCAACCCGATGGCTCGGTGCGCATTCCGGATGCCCTGCAATCATATCTTGGTCGGGCCGAACTGCGATGA
- a CDS encoding HAMP domain-containing histidine kinase has protein sequence MRRRRWPVVLVVLGVLALLAWYVGYTQHVVTQLRVDAATQGRMYSLIYRALLDTSAAGEDKTPVLFELAKQVRESGLPLIVTDADGRVSAAANLPVDRVFDTMAFVKELDRRNAPILEPGFGGVHYGDSPIVRGLRVIPLLQAAGIGLLLAFGLYALVERGRAEREKVWAGMAREAAHQLGTPLSAMAGWLELLGEQATAPTARRAVEAMTQDLTRLERVSHRFERIGRPTRNDAVDCAALVDRLAAYFAARAPTLARQVHIRSEHPEGALVRQGDGVLLEWVLEVLIKNAIDALGGRDGEVVVSANPLPEGGVRIRVADDGPGVPRALRKRIFDAGFTTKDRGWGIGLSLARRIVEENHGGKLLLAETDRGAAFDVILPG, from the coding sequence ATGCGTCGTCGTCGCTGGCCGGTGGTGCTCGTGGTGCTGGGCGTGCTGGCCCTGCTCGCCTGGTACGTGGGATATACCCAGCATGTGGTGACGCAATTGCGCGTGGATGCCGCGACACAGGGTCGCATGTATTCGCTCATTTATCGTGCGCTGCTGGACACGAGTGCCGCGGGAGAGGACAAGACGCCGGTATTGTTCGAGCTGGCGAAGCAGGTTCGGGAGTCGGGGTTGCCGCTGATCGTGACCGATGCCGACGGACGGGTCTCGGCCGCCGCGAATCTTCCCGTAGATCGTGTGTTCGATACAATGGCGTTCGTGAAAGAGCTCGATCGTCGGAACGCGCCGATTCTGGAGCCGGGGTTTGGCGGCGTGCACTATGGCGATAGCCCGATTGTGCGCGGCTTGCGGGTCATCCCGTTGCTGCAGGCCGCCGGTATCGGACTGTTGCTCGCCTTCGGCCTGTACGCGCTGGTTGAGCGCGGACGCGCGGAACGCGAAAAAGTCTGGGCCGGCATGGCGCGAGAGGCCGCGCATCAACTGGGCACGCCGCTGTCGGCGATGGCGGGGTGGCTCGAGCTGCTGGGTGAGCAGGCCACCGCGCCGACCGCTCGACGCGCGGTGGAGGCGATGACGCAGGATCTCACCCGGTTGGAACGGGTCTCGCACCGATTCGAGCGTATTGGCCGGCCCACGCGGAACGATGCCGTCGATTGCGCCGCCCTGGTGGACCGTCTGGCGGCGTATTTCGCCGCGCGTGCGCCGACGCTTGCCCGTCAGGTGCACATTCGCAGCGAACATCCTGAAGGGGCGCTCGTGCGGCAGGGTGACGGTGTCCTGCTGGAATGGGTGCTCGAAGTGCTCATCAAGAATGCCATTGATGCCCTCGGCGGTCGTGATGGGGAAGTGGTGGTGTCGGCCAATCCGCTGCCGGAGGGCGGCGTGCGCATTCGGGTGGCCGACGATGGCCCCGGCGTTCCACGCGCGTTGCGCAAGCGAATCTTCGATGCCGGTTTCACCACCAAGGATCGTGGATGGGGCATCGGGTTGTCGTTGGCCCGACGAATCGTTGAAGAGAATCACGGCGGAAAACTTCTGCTCGCCGAGACTGATCGGGGGGCGGCGTTCGACGTTATCTTGCCCGGATGA